In a single window of the Desulfovibrio mangrovi genome:
- a CDS encoding lipid II flippase MurJ produces the protein MRKFLTIFLLGGVVGKLLGLVRELLMASMFGTGVVATACRLSLSCIIMPSKLLSAEMQTGGFMPLFSKAKARGDEEEAACLFWIFLGASLVLSIGIAGLLAYSAPFWISKLAPGLNEEEHLAAVSFLHILSLGLPAVVTSVVLSSLAMANGRSGIAASQASMQSLGLIGGIGGAYFSGNILLLPIGILIGWYAYLIFALTGVRSYLPSISTNALRARARNTASVIIRTVLPMLPVPLLEQGNLVVERIVASYMGGRVIPALDYSRFICDTAMALVAMPLGYAILGHLGHYDLQRLRVRLVELVAPIILFGSLGSFWLFSSGEFIVKLLYERGQFGAQDVILTSSILSWSMIGMWAYTAGYVLLRGLNISLQGKRYFLSLLIAVSVSMISKWFLWPYLGPAALGVSYALYSGTLLLATLTHMKIKRLFLKECGPLLIPFAALCLMYVFDVAGMRNSLILCTSSVAACTVLSLCIPKVRRQTLSLFIRKKGA, from the coding sequence ATGCGTAAATTCCTGACCATCTTTCTGCTTGGCGGAGTTGTGGGAAAGCTGCTGGGGCTTGTCCGCGAACTCCTCATGGCGTCCATGTTCGGTACCGGCGTTGTTGCGACCGCATGCCGTCTCAGTCTTTCCTGCATCATCATGCCGAGCAAGTTGCTTTCCGCCGAGATGCAGACCGGCGGATTCATGCCCCTCTTTTCCAAGGCTAAGGCCCGGGGGGATGAAGAAGAGGCCGCCTGCCTTTTCTGGATATTTCTGGGAGCAAGCCTTGTTCTTTCCATTGGTATTGCGGGCCTTCTGGCCTATAGTGCGCCATTCTGGATATCCAAACTGGCCCCCGGATTGAACGAGGAAGAACACCTTGCAGCAGTAAGCTTTCTGCATATTCTTTCTTTGGGGCTTCCCGCTGTTGTGACCTCCGTGGTGCTTTCCAGTCTGGCTATGGCCAACGGGCGTTCTGGCATTGCAGCATCGCAAGCCTCCATGCAAAGTCTCGGGCTTATAGGCGGGATAGGTGGAGCTTATTTCTCGGGTAATATTCTGCTGCTGCCAATAGGAATACTCATCGGTTGGTATGCGTATCTCATTTTTGCCCTGACAGGTGTCAGATCCTATTTGCCTTCCATATCTACCAACGCGCTTCGTGCCCGTGCGCGTAACACTGCGTCGGTAATAATCAGGACCGTTCTTCCCATGCTGCCGGTTCCTCTGTTGGAACAAGGGAATCTGGTTGTTGAGCGGATCGTCGCTTCGTACATGGGCGGACGAGTCATACCGGCTCTGGATTATTCGCGTTTCATTTGCGATACAGCGATGGCTCTTGTCGCCATGCCGTTGGGCTATGCCATTCTCGGCCATCTCGGCCACTATGACCTGCAGCGCCTGCGGGTAAGGTTGGTCGAACTGGTGGCTCCCATTATCCTGTTCGGCAGTCTCGGATCCTTCTGGTTGTTCAGTTCAGGCGAGTTCATCGTCAAATTGTTGTACGAACGCGGCCAGTTCGGGGCACAGGACGTTATCCTTACCTCTTCCATCCTGTCCTGGTCCATGATCGGCATGTGGGCATATACAGCGGGCTATGTTCTCCTTAGGGGGTTGAACATATCCCTGCAGGGCAAGCGGTATTTTCTCAGCCTGCTGATTGCTGTCAGTGTCAGCATGATTTCCAAATGGTTCCTCTGGCCTTATCTGGGGCCGGCGGCGCTGGGCGTTTCCTATGCCCTTTACTCGGGCACGCTGCTTCTTGCGACGCTGACACACATGAAGATCAAACGGCTGTTTTTGAAGGAGTGCGGGCCGTTGCTCATTCCGTTCGCAGCTCTCTGTCTCATGTATGTTTTTGATGTCGCCGGTATGAGGAACAGTCTGATTCTATGCACGTCCTCTGTGGCGGCATGCACTGTCCTCTCTCTCTGCATTCCCAAGGTTAGACGACAGACTCTCTCCCTGTTTATCAGGAAGAAAGGAGCGTAG
- a CDS encoding alanine/glycine:cation symporter family protein, translating into MDLLQLLDRIDSFVWGPPLLTLLVGTGVYLTLRLGLLQVVRLPLALKYVFRPDRNDGKDAQGDVSPFAALCTALSATIGTGNIVGVATAIKAGGPGALFWMWVAAFFGMATKYAEALLAVKYRTVDANGQMSGGPMYYLERGLNNRFLARMFAVFGIGVAFLGIGTFPQVNAIVDATAGSFGIPKLATASVLTLLVAAVTLGGIKRISETAKLVIPFAAVFYVLASLLVLALNASRIPETVTLIIQAAFSPEAAFGGTLGITMMLAMRNGVARGVFSNESGLGSAPIAAAAARTDSCVRQGLIAMTGTFFDTIVICTMTGLVLVMTGVWNNPDLAGAAMTNEAFNIGLGTQLGQYAVTIGLIFFAFTTILGWNYYGERCTEYLVGVKGILPFKTVYILLVAGGAFIKLETIWLLADIVNGLMAIPNLVGLLGLSGVVIAETKAYFAARAQIGEPALATE; encoded by the coding sequence ATGGACTTGCTGCAATTACTCGACCGCATTGACTCTTTTGTATGGGGACCGCCGCTGCTGACATTGCTTGTAGGCACCGGCGTATACCTTACCCTGCGCCTTGGCCTGCTGCAGGTGGTGAGACTGCCCCTTGCGCTGAAATACGTCTTCCGCCCAGACAGGAATGACGGCAAGGATGCGCAGGGCGACGTTTCACCATTTGCCGCATTATGCACCGCCCTTTCCGCCACCATCGGCACAGGGAACATTGTGGGCGTTGCCACCGCCATCAAGGCAGGCGGCCCCGGCGCACTCTTCTGGATGTGGGTGGCAGCCTTCTTCGGCATGGCCACCAAGTATGCAGAAGCCCTGCTGGCAGTAAAATACCGCACAGTGGACGCCAACGGACAAATGTCCGGCGGGCCCATGTACTACCTTGAACGCGGCCTGAACAACCGCTTCCTCGCCCGCATGTTTGCCGTGTTCGGCATTGGCGTGGCCTTTCTGGGCATCGGCACCTTCCCGCAGGTGAACGCCATTGTGGATGCCACTGCCGGCTCCTTCGGCATTCCCAAGCTTGCGACGGCCTCCGTCCTGACCCTGCTGGTAGCTGCCGTGACCCTTGGCGGCATCAAGCGCATTTCCGAGACCGCCAAGCTTGTGATCCCGTTTGCGGCCGTCTTCTATGTGCTGGCGTCACTGCTTGTGCTGGCACTGAATGCGAGCCGCATTCCGGAAACCGTCACCCTGATCATTCAGGCGGCCTTTTCCCCTGAAGCGGCGTTCGGCGGCACGCTTGGCATTACCATGATGCTGGCCATGCGCAACGGCGTCGCCCGCGGCGTGTTCTCCAACGAATCCGGCCTCGGCAGCGCTCCAATTGCCGCAGCGGCCGCGCGCACTGATTCCTGCGTGCGTCAGGGCCTCATCGCCATGACCGGCACCTTCTTCGACACCATCGTCATCTGCACCATGACGGGGCTTGTGCTGGTCATGACCGGCGTATGGAACAACCCCGACCTTGCCGGGGCAGCCATGACCAACGAAGCCTTCAACATCGGCCTTGGCACCCAGCTGGGACAGTATGCCGTAACCATCGGCCTGATCTTCTTCGCCTTTACCACCATCCTCGGCTGGAACTACTACGGCGAGCGTTGCACGGAGTACCTCGTGGGCGTGAAGGGCATTCTGCCGTTCAAGACTGTTTACATCCTGCTGGTAGCGGGCGGTGCCTTCATCAAGCTGGAAACCATCTGGCTGCTGGCCGATATCGTGAACGGCCTGATGGCAATCCCCAACCTTGTCGGCCTGCTGGGGCTTTCCGGCGTGGTCATAGCCGAAACCAAGGCCTATTTCGCGGCCCGTGCCCAGATCGGCGAGCCGGCACTGGCAACGGAATAA
- the wbaP gene encoding undecaprenyl-phosphate galactose phosphotransferase WbaP, which translates to MNGIIEDATRTRRLMGLRMALTDLITLFAVITIVTLFRFILGGDFSLITYAALLPVVALFPAVFAMADLYPGTLMPPHEELKRFCLTVTACFLVLGTLTFFSREAEAYSRMVFFFSWLLSMAIIPATRAWMRGRLVCRGRWGIPAILFGTGSASSIMIQNARLRPRIGLKIVGVVTESTTELTEFEGVPVLGTLADVERIAASYPGSYAIVPEDPDQCGHNNLVAHLDRLFARIIMLPNADALSKRWATARDIGGMVGLEMRQNLLDNNRLLAKRALDFCAALGGLLALSPFFLIMAVWIKTDSKGPVFFGHTRIGMDGKPIKVWKFRTMVTNGAEVLARLLEEDEDCRKEWEENQKLRNDPRVTKAGKFLRKTSLDELPQLWNVLRGDLSLVGPRPIVEEEKDRYKDSYTLYSRIRPGITGLWQISGRNLTSYDRRIDLDSYYVRNWSIWFDIYILAKTIPVVLTGHGAF; encoded by the coding sequence ATGAACGGAATAATTGAAGACGCAACACGCACCCGCAGACTCATGGGCCTGCGCATGGCCCTTACCGACCTTATAACACTCTTTGCCGTCATAACCATCGTGACCCTGTTCAGGTTCATTTTGGGTGGAGACTTCTCTCTGATCACATACGCGGCACTGCTCCCGGTCGTTGCACTTTTCCCCGCGGTATTCGCCATGGCCGACCTGTATCCCGGCACCCTGATGCCGCCGCATGAAGAACTGAAACGTTTCTGCCTTACGGTAACCGCCTGTTTTCTGGTTCTGGGCACCCTCACGTTCTTCTCCCGCGAAGCTGAAGCCTATTCCCGTATGGTCTTCTTCTTCTCCTGGCTTCTCTCCATGGCGATTATTCCCGCAACGCGCGCATGGATGCGCGGCCGCCTCGTTTGCCGCGGACGGTGGGGAATTCCGGCCATCCTCTTCGGCACCGGTTCGGCATCCAGCATCATGATCCAGAACGCCCGCCTGCGCCCGCGCATCGGTCTTAAAATTGTTGGAGTCGTCACGGAATCCACAACGGAGCTTACTGAATTTGAAGGCGTGCCCGTGCTCGGTACGCTTGCGGATGTGGAACGCATTGCCGCGTCCTATCCCGGCAGCTATGCCATAGTTCCCGAAGATCCTGACCAATGCGGCCACAACAACCTTGTCGCCCATCTGGACCGCCTGTTCGCCCGCATCATCATGCTGCCCAATGCGGATGCCCTGAGCAAGCGCTGGGCAACGGCACGGGATATCGGCGGCATGGTCGGCCTGGAAATGCGCCAGAACCTGCTGGACAACAATCGTCTGCTGGCCAAACGCGCGCTCGACTTTTGTGCCGCGTTGGGCGGCCTGCTTGCCCTCTCCCCGTTTTTCCTGATCATGGCCGTCTGGATCAAGACTGACAGCAAGGGCCCCGTGTTCTTCGGGCACACCCGCATTGGCATGGACGGCAAACCCATCAAGGTTTGGAAATTCCGCACCATGGTCACCAACGGTGCCGAAGTTCTGGCCCGCCTGCTGGAAGAGGACGAAGACTGCCGGAAGGAGTGGGAAGAGAATCAGAAGCTGCGCAACGACCCCCGTGTGACCAAGGCAGGCAAATTCCTGCGCAAGACCAGCCTTGATGAACTGCCGCAACTCTGGAACGTTTTGAGAGGTGACCTGAGCCTCGTTGGCCCCCGCCCCATAGTCGAGGAAGAAAAGGACCGCTACAAGGACTCCTACACACTGTATTCCCGCATTCGTCCGGGCATCACCGGCCTGTGGCAGATATCCGGCCGCAACCTCACCTCATACGACAGACGGATCGATCTGGACTCCTACTATGTCCGCAACTGGTCCATCTGGTTCGACATCTACATTCTCGCCAAGACGATACCGGTGGTGCTGACCGGACATGGGGCGTTCTAG
- a CDS encoding O-antigen ligase family protein encodes MLNKLTSLYTSHTPQQRGAFILAAMRIVFIACWLLFPFGKAFQVAGGTICLILLPFYYLNDYAGSNLKKFQGKWLFAIFFLFIFLNTALSGWPAHSFSYLRPTLNESWPLLFAGLEVIRSRRDMELTGIAFLAAAFGEGIVGIWQYITGFDPINGDPIMAGRLTGSLGSYRVGNYIAIAMLPACLAYFALPERWSKTRRLSLLACLLVPAAFLLIGSQTRSGMLGIVAGAALILAVHQCKRWYILPVAMALFGIAILFGPSRISLETAMRDARWELWGHAWEIFKHHPIWGAGASTFKPAYQELGLTLVRNSERIPHPHGVFIQFLADGGIVGFTIACSFLLGLWGWCAMRIIRGMLQSANAIQWRMTAFLWGGYSCYLGSALFGHNFYRTWWLSMGMAMLGATIGACLMQSAPRNPD; translated from the coding sequence CCTTCGGCAAGGCCTTTCAGGTTGCCGGGGGCACCATCTGCCTGATCCTTCTTCCCTTCTACTACCTCAACGACTATGCAGGCTCCAACCTGAAGAAATTTCAAGGGAAGTGGCTTTTTGCCATCTTCTTTCTCTTCATTTTCCTGAACACGGCTCTCTCCGGCTGGCCCGCACACAGCTTTTCCTACCTTCGGCCCACGCTGAACGAAAGCTGGCCCTTGCTCTTTGCCGGTCTGGAGGTCATCAGATCGCGCAGGGATATGGAGCTCACGGGCATAGCCTTCCTTGCCGCAGCCTTCGGCGAAGGTATTGTCGGCATCTGGCAGTACATCACCGGCTTTGACCCCATCAACGGGGACCCGATCATGGCTGGCAGACTCACAGGATCTTTGGGCTCTTACAGGGTGGGCAACTATATCGCCATTGCCATGCTGCCCGCCTGTCTTGCCTATTTCGCCCTGCCTGAACGCTGGTCAAAGACCCGACGACTAAGTCTCCTTGCATGCCTGCTTGTACCGGCTGCATTTCTGCTCATCGGTTCACAAACCCGCAGCGGCATGCTGGGCATTGTCGCAGGCGCCGCGCTGATTCTGGCCGTACACCAGTGCAAGCGGTGGTATATCCTGCCTGTTGCCATGGCGCTTTTCGGCATCGCCATACTCTTCGGCCCCAGCCGCATTTCGCTCGAAACCGCCATGCGGGACGCCCGCTGGGAACTCTGGGGGCATGCATGGGAGATATTCAAACATCACCCCATCTGGGGAGCGGGCGCCAGCACCTTCAAACCGGCCTACCAAGAACTGGGCCTGACACTGGTCAGAAACTCGGAGCGCATTCCGCATCCGCACGGCGTCTTCATACAGTTCCTCGCTGATGGCGGCATTGTAGGCTTCACTATCGCCTGCAGCTTTCTCCTCGGACTTTGGGGCTGGTGTGCAATGCGTATCATCCGCGGCATGCTTCAAAGCGCGAACGCAATTCAGTGGCGCATGACCGCCTTTCTCTGGGGCGGCTATTCCTGCTACCTCGGCTCCGCCCTGTTCGGACACAATTTCTACCGCACATGGTGGCTCTCCATGGGCATGGCCATGCTCGGAGCGACAATTGGGGCCTGCCTGATGCAATCCGCCCCCCGGAATCCGGATTAG
- a CDS encoding MarR family winged helix-turn-helix transcriptional regulator, with protein MKTDHVVSLLGKVLEKANGLIAAALEERGHPGLVPSHGAILVRLYEQGSLPMGVLAESIGRKKNTVTTLIKKLEEEGYVKRTPSLADSRVSLISLTAKGEAFRSDFLAVSDKLLSAVWGDMEVAEREVLVAGLERLARNLS; from the coding sequence ATGAAGACTGATCATGTTGTGTCTCTTCTGGGCAAGGTGCTGGAAAAAGCCAATGGCCTTATTGCTGCCGCGCTAGAGGAGCGAGGGCATCCCGGGCTTGTGCCCTCGCACGGCGCCATTCTTGTCCGGCTCTACGAGCAGGGCTCGCTTCCCATGGGCGTTCTGGCCGAGTCCATCGGCAGGAAGAAGAATACCGTCACAACGCTGATCAAGAAGTTGGAAGAGGAAGGGTATGTGAAGCGCACCCCGTCGCTTGCCGACTCTCGTGTTTCCCTGATTTCGCTGACCGCCAAGGGCGAAGCTTTCCGTTCTGATTTTCTGGCTGTTTCCGACAAGCTGCTGTCTGCCGTGTGGGGAGATATGGAAGTCGCAGAGCGTGAGGTTTTGGTGGCCGGGCTTGAACGCCTCGCCAGAAACCTGAGCTAA
- a CDS encoding nuclear transport factor 2 family protein codes for MTKRFLHTALHTALAALIVPMLAMASPAIAGQKTADPNQHVAELLKSIETGAAEPASTINPEKYIQHNLGVADGIAGFGALLKALPEGSARVGTVRIFRDGDYVVAHTEYDFFGPKIGFDIFRFEQGRIVEHWDNLQEVALKTASGRTQTSGPAVVTQREKTEANKSLVKGFVNDVLMGGNPDKITEYIQPDNYAQHNPAVADGLDALMVALKSMADAGTPMMYTANHMVLGEGNFVLSVSEGQFLGNHSAFYDLFRVENGKIVEHWDTIETIPPKAEWKNANGKF; via the coding sequence ATGACCAAACGCTTTCTGCACACCGCCCTCCATACCGCACTTGCGGCCCTTATCGTTCCCATGCTTGCCATGGCCTCCCCTGCCATAGCGGGTCAGAAGACCGCCGACCCCAACCAGCATGTTGCCGAACTGCTGAAGTCTATTGAAACTGGTGCCGCTGAGCCCGCTTCGACCATCAATCCCGAAAAGTACATTCAGCACAATCTTGGGGTTGCAGACGGCATTGCCGGTTTTGGCGCACTGCTCAAGGCCCTGCCTGAAGGCTCCGCACGGGTAGGCACGGTGCGCATTTTCAGGGACGGCGACTACGTTGTGGCGCATACGGAATATGACTTCTTCGGACCGAAGATCGGCTTCGACATTTTCCGGTTCGAACAGGGCAGAATAGTGGAACACTGGGACAACCTGCAGGAAGTAGCCCTCAAGACCGCGTCCGGCAGAACGCAGACGAGCGGCCCCGCAGTTGTCACGCAAAGGGAAAAGACAGAGGCCAACAAGTCGCTGGTCAAGGGCTTTGTAAACGACGTGCTCATGGGCGGAAACCCCGACAAGATCACTGAATACATCCAGCCGGACAACTACGCGCAGCACAACCCTGCCGTGGCCGACGGTCTTGACGCACTGATGGTTGCCCTGAAGTCCATGGCCGATGCCGGCACCCCCATGATGTACACCGCCAATCACATGGTGCTGGGTGAAGGTAATTTCGTGCTGAGCGTGTCCGAAGGGCAATTCCTCGGCAACCACTCAGCCTTCTACGACCTGTTCAGGGTCGAAAACGGCAAGATCGTGGAACACTGGGATACGATCGAAACCATTCCTCCCAAGGCGGAATGGAAAAACGCCAACGGCAAGTTCTAA
- a CDS encoding pyridoxamine 5'-phosphate oxidase family protein, which translates to MQELIEFLNENSTIYLATTEQGQARVRPFQFQFEQEGRLWLCSSRHKAVYAQLQRDPRLEFTCTAKNMATLRVKGEANLDDDMAIKRRIIEENGLVRSIYGSADNPEFIVFSVDHGTAIMFDFSGNPPKTFSF; encoded by the coding sequence ATGCAGGAGCTGATCGAATTTCTGAATGAAAATTCAACCATCTATCTGGCGACAACCGAGCAGGGGCAGGCCCGGGTACGTCCCTTCCAGTTCCAGTTTGAACAGGAAGGCAGGCTCTGGCTCTGCAGCTCGAGACACAAGGCTGTGTATGCGCAACTGCAGCGTGACCCGCGTCTTGAATTCACCTGCACGGCCAAAAACATGGCAACACTGCGGGTCAAGGGTGAAGCCAACCTTGATGACGACATGGCGATCAAGCGCAGGATTATTGAGGAAAACGGACTTGTCCGCTCCATATACGGGTCTGCGGATAACCCTGAATTTATCGTGTTCAGCGTGGACCACGGCACGGCCATCATGTTCGACTTCAGCGGCAATCCGCCAAAGACATTCAGCTTTTAA